The following proteins are encoded in a genomic region of Diadema setosum chromosome 10, eeDiaSeto1, whole genome shotgun sequence:
- the LOC140234527 gene encoding prostaglandin E2 receptor EP3 subtype-like, protein MPFNIVNAIPLIFGIVANSLALVVIYKGRQHTKTSQRGRSVPSFLVHTLVTVDLISLVVLLIGRSIDIEDIELECEVNYVTRLTVGYASGFMNTLMCLERCFAFRAPFYYHRMATLCKAKIAVFVTLSLSFLINTLPVMGVGSYHVKVGENATEIKCNPPGESGIGSRRGDRAFTAIYLAFGALMLTLMYVSNGVVIFQLRQLKRRARSAALKSSEPKTGPPGPFTIEMRTSYDSQSDVSMVDPEKRRTNLRSAACRNERRPATLHHSSRGRGSGETTRTSQERSISKMVVVMSVVFTISWFPYYVMILTVNTFFF, encoded by the coding sequence ATGCCTTTCAATATCGTGAATGCAATTCCCCTCATTTTCGGCATTGTTGCAAACTCGCTAGCTCTAGTCGTGATTTACAAGGGGCGTCAACATACCAAGACTAGTCAACGCGGTCGTTCTGTTCCTTCGTTTCTTGTCCACACCCTAGTCACGGTCGATCTCATTAGTCTGGTTGTCTTGTTGATTGGAAGGAGCATAGATATAGAAGACATCGAGTTGGAGTGTGAAGTTAACTACGTCACAAGGTTGACTGTTGGATATGCGTCGGGGTTCATGAACACTCTTATGTGCCTCGAGAGATGCTTCGCATTTCGAGCTCCGTTTTACTATCATAGAATGGCGACTTTGTGCAAGGCTAAAATCGCTGTATTTGTCACACTTTCTTTGTCGTTCCTCATTAATACTCTTCCTGTGATGGGTGTAGGGAGTTACCACGTTAAAGTAGGCGAAAATGCTACTGAGATCAAATGTAATCCTCCCGGCGAGTCGGGGATCGGAAGCAGACGAGGCGACAGGGCCTTCACGGCGATCTATCTCGCATTCGGCGCGCTCATGCTGACCTTGATGTACGTGTCGAACGGCGTCGTTATTTTCCAGCTACGGCAGCTAAAGAGGAGGGCAAGGTCAGCTGCATTGAAGTCCAGCGAGCCTAAAACAGGCCCACCAGGGCCATTCACCATCGAAATGCGCACAAGTTATGATAGCCAAAGTGATGTATCCATGGTCGACCCTGAGAAACGGAGAACCAACCTTCGGAGTGCAGCATGTCGGAATGAAAGAAGACCTGCCACACTCCATCACTCTTCCCGGGGACGTGGGAGTGGGGAGACGACGAGGACTTCGCAAGAGAGGTCGATCTCTAAGATGGTCGTAGTCATGTCGGTGGTGTTTACCATCTCCTGGTTTCCATATTACGTAATGATTTTAACcgtcaatactttttttttttaa